From a single Halovulum dunhuangense genomic region:
- a CDS encoding FadR/GntR family transcriptional regulator, whose product MHEDAGALTQLRAWLAQRDLGDNARLPPERELCTILGVSRGDLRKALKVLEDEGLLWRQVGKGTFTGIRPAEETTTISGLAHRSSPAEVMRARLSFEPMLAFEAALNATPEDIAELERCMEAARSATSWRHYETADNRMHRTIAEAAGNAVLLALFDQLNAVRRAVVWSRGRTGSDRPPPDHHSHSEHRRILEAVVARDPQAAQAAMHDHLRSVEAGLLRGQMEAAE is encoded by the coding sequence ATGCACGAGGATGCCGGCGCACTGACCCAGCTGCGGGCCTGGCTTGCGCAGCGCGACCTGGGCGACAACGCACGCCTGCCCCCCGAACGTGAGCTTTGCACCATCCTGGGCGTATCCCGCGGCGACCTGCGCAAGGCGCTCAAGGTGCTGGAAGACGAGGGGCTGCTGTGGCGGCAGGTCGGCAAGGGCACCTTCACCGGGATCCGCCCGGCCGAGGAAACCACGACGATCTCGGGCCTCGCCCACCGCTCCAGCCCGGCCGAGGTGATGCGCGCGCGCCTCAGCTTCGAGCCGATGCTGGCCTTCGAGGCGGCGCTGAACGCCACGCCCGAGGATATCGCCGAGCTCGAGCGCTGCATGGAGGCGGCGCGGTCCGCGACCTCGTGGCGGCATTACGAGACCGCCGACAACCGCATGCACCGCACCATCGCCGAAGCCGCGGGCAACGCCGTGCTGCTGGCGCTGTTCGATCAGCTGAACGCGGTGCGGCGCGCGGTGGTCTGGTCGCGCGGGCGCACCGGATCGGACCGCCCGCCCCCCGACCACCATAGCCATTCCGAGCATCGCCGCATCCTCGAAGCGGTGGTGGCCCGCGATCCGCAGGCCGCGCAGGCGGCGATGCATGACCACCTGCGCAGCGTCGAGGCAGGGCTGCTGCGCGGCCAGATGGAAGCCGCCGAATGA